A region from the Xenopus laevis strain J_2021 chromosome 4S, Xenopus_laevis_v10.1, whole genome shotgun sequence genome encodes:
- the LOC121393432 gene encoding protein kinase C delta type-like, producing the protein MWLLKDINSANVNNKLESHAVLIFLSGKKFRKEEKERKKRNEKEEKKKNHGEREKKTTAKKRSRSPDKSRDDGRQQKKIRGEPETPPALDINNYRLIKQIGEGSFGKVMLASYMIKDQLVAVKIIEKKKTRDFKNVRNEASVLQLARRCPYLCRGMATLQTQSLILLVLEYMSGGTLDDLITTVGRLNSDLIMFYSAELAVGLKFLHANGIVHRDLKPQNILLDEEGHLKIADFGIVCTNMFKSNTQRGRCGTPGYIAPEVLADMEYNSSADWWSFGVILYKMATGILPYSRHISKEEQLERILTEKPQYPEFLSAELRDLLKQLLKKKPKHRLGVYADIRDHPFYSTIDWVQVERRNLLSPIIPPKSSVKGFSKKNIPFPEEDPSETRMVEKFSYIDPSWQE; encoded by the exons atgtggttgctgaaagatattaATTCCGCCAACGTGAataac AAATTAGAGAGTCATgcggtgcttatttttttatcagGTAAAAAGTTTCgaaaagaagaaaaggagagaaagaaaagaaatgaaaaagaggagaagaagaaaaaccACGGggaaagagagaagaaaacaACGGCCAAGAAACGTTCCAGGAGTCCAGATAAAAGCCGAGATG ATGGAAGACAACAGAAGAAGATTCGAGGGGAACCCGAAACACCACCGGCCCTCGATATCAACAATTACCGCCTTATAAAACAGATAGGCGAAGGTTCATTTGGCAAG GTGATGTTGGCATCTTATATGATAAAAGACCAACTGGTTGCAGTGAagataattgaaaagaaaaagactCGGGACTTCAAGAACGTCAGGAATGAAGCGTCAGTGCTACAGCTTGCCAGAAGATGCCCGTATTTATGTCGGGGAATGGCAACACTTCAAACTCAG TCTCTCATACTGCTAGTTCTGGAGTATATGAGTGGCGGCACACTGGATGACCTCATAACAACCGTAGGTCGTCTGAACAGTGACCTCATAAT gttttattctGCAGAACTAGCAGTAGGTTTGAAGTTCTTGCATGCCAATGGGATCGTGCATCG TGACCTGAAGCCTCAGAATATTTTGTTGGATGAAGAGGGTCATTTGAAGATCGCTGATTTCGGCATCGTCTGTACCAACATGTTTAAATCAAATACTCAGCGTGGAAGGTGTGGAACACCAGGGTATATAGCCCCAGAG GTTTTAGCAGATATGGAATACAATTCAAGTGCTGATTGGTGGTCGTTTGGTGTTATCTTATATAAAATGGCCACCGGCATATTACCATATTCACGGCATATCTCTAAAGAAGAACAACTAGAAAGGATCCTGACTGAAAAGCCTCAATATCCAGAATTCCTTTCTGCGGAATTACGTGACCTCTTAAAACAG CTCTTGAAGAAGAAGCCCAAACATCGCCTTGGGGTATATGCCGACATCCGGGACCACCCATTTTATTCCACAATTGATTGGGTGCAAGTGGAGAGAAGAAACCTGCTGTCTCCTATTATACCACCTAAA AGCTCAGTTAAGGGATTCAGCAAGAAAAATATCCCATTCCCAGAGGAGGACCCCAGTGAGACCCGCATGGTCGAAAAGTTCAGCTACATTGACCCAAGCTGGCAGGAGTAA